One Nocardia iowensis DNA window includes the following coding sequences:
- a CDS encoding NAD(P)H-binding protein — MTTLVTGASGFVGSGVLQQLIKAGEPVRASSREPKPGQFPDGVEVVRADLTDPSTLPAALSGVQKIFLYAHPETVTQLTAAAVDAGVEHVTLLSSSTVLAPNAEQNPIAVRHMTVEKALVDSGLPHTFVRPGYFATNSLRWTSIRTDRAFRTSFPDATTSPVHERDIADVAAHSLLREAGTSASHAVLGPGPLTLRDQVAAISDALGEPVRLEEVEVDTYRTELLTQLPAFLVDMFIQFEGNVPNPPTDIATDSVPTLLGRPALSFAEWARDHTADYR; from the coding sequence GTGACCACCCTTGTGACCGGCGCCAGCGGCTTCGTCGGCAGCGGTGTCCTGCAGCAGCTGATCAAGGCGGGCGAACCCGTCCGCGCCTCCAGCCGCGAACCCAAACCCGGCCAGTTCCCCGACGGCGTCGAGGTCGTACGCGCCGACCTCACCGACCCCTCGACCCTGCCCGCCGCACTCTCCGGCGTGCAGAAGATATTCCTCTACGCCCACCCCGAAACCGTCACGCAGCTCACCGCCGCGGCGGTCGATGCGGGCGTCGAGCACGTGACGCTACTGTCGTCGAGCACAGTGCTGGCGCCGAACGCGGAGCAGAACCCAATCGCGGTCCGCCACATGACCGTCGAAAAGGCCCTGGTGGACTCCGGGCTGCCACATACGTTCGTGCGTCCGGGCTACTTCGCTACCAACTCGCTGCGGTGGACCTCGATTCGCACCGACCGGGCATTCCGCACCTCATTCCCGGACGCGACGACCTCCCCTGTGCACGAGCGCGACATCGCGGACGTGGCCGCCCACTCCCTGCTCCGCGAGGCAGGCACCTCGGCATCCCACGCCGTCCTCGGCCCCGGCCCCCTCACTCTGCGCGACCAGGTTGCCGCCATCTCCGACGCACTGGGCGAACCCGTGCGCCTCGAGGAGGTCGAGGTCGACACCTACCGCACCGAACTGCTCACCCAGCTCCCCGCGTTCCTGGTCGACATGTTCATCCAGTTCGAGGGCAACGTCCCCAACCCACCCACCGACATAGCCACCGACTCGGTCCCGACCCTGCTGGGCCGCCCCGCTCTGTCATTCGCCGAATGGGCCCGCGACCACACCGCCGACTACCGCTGA
- a CDS encoding alpha/beta hydrolase — protein sequence MTTRSTAQSWILDIALAQGGFDALHPQAKGTLEQLGHDPTDFDKVFDLVHSGAMLPKAWATVAAQAEERAGHHRRNGFARTAADLYLRAAVMWGRAQYSIFDATDPRKLAFRARTNHCVERLGELRGGAVRRVALDFEGGQIFALLHLPAGPVRQAPAVILGPGMDMIKEDYLYAAERYYTSRGMIALSIEGPGQGESRAGGVTVDLTNYERAVGRYLDYLTELPGVDPQRIGMFGISMSGYWGSRAAATDTRLAALATFEAPTGDFHTLFERAQPTFKHNYMYMAGYDDEAAFDRELTARMPLGDLVGDITCPVLYGIGEFDELTPLEQALANYELVNAPKEIRVYEGEFHPLGGVAAEVFRFGAEWLERALAGEFAEPGRDVRHYVHRDGRTTDGTADPEWWSGAVPFALERLRAALTGTSE from the coding sequence ATGACCACACGCTCGACAGCCCAGAGCTGGATCCTGGACATCGCCCTCGCCCAGGGCGGATTCGACGCGCTGCACCCGCAGGCCAAGGGCACCCTGGAACAGCTCGGCCACGACCCCACCGATTTCGACAAGGTCTTCGACCTCGTGCACAGCGGCGCGATGCTGCCGAAGGCCTGGGCCACCGTTGCGGCCCAGGCCGAGGAGCGCGCCGGACATCACAGGCGCAACGGCTTCGCACGCACCGCCGCGGACCTCTACCTCCGCGCGGCGGTGATGTGGGGGCGGGCGCAGTATTCGATATTCGATGCCACCGATCCGCGCAAGCTCGCCTTCCGGGCGCGCACAAACCACTGCGTCGAGCGGTTGGGTGAGTTGCGTGGCGGAGCGGTCCGCCGGGTGGCGCTCGATTTCGAGGGCGGGCAGATCTTCGCGCTGCTGCACCTCCCGGCAGGCCCGGTGCGCCAGGCGCCCGCGGTGATCCTCGGGCCCGGCATGGACATGATCAAGGAGGATTACCTCTATGCCGCCGAGCGGTACTACACCTCGCGCGGCATGATCGCACTTTCGATCGAAGGTCCCGGCCAGGGCGAGAGCCGCGCGGGCGGCGTGACCGTGGATCTCACGAACTACGAACGCGCCGTGGGCCGCTACCTCGATTACCTGACCGAACTACCCGGCGTGGATCCGCAGCGGATCGGCATGTTCGGAATCAGCATGAGCGGCTACTGGGGTTCGCGCGCGGCCGCCACGGATACGCGGCTGGCGGCGCTGGCCACCTTCGAGGCACCCACCGGCGACTTCCACACCCTGTTCGAGCGTGCCCAGCCGACCTTCAAACACAATTACATGTATATGGCCGGCTACGACGACGAGGCCGCCTTCGATCGGGAGCTGACCGCCCGCATGCCGCTGGGCGATCTGGTCGGTGACATCACCTGCCCGGTGCTGTACGGTATCGGCGAATTCGACGAACTGACGCCGCTCGAACAGGCCCTCGCCAACTACGAGTTGGTCAACGCGCCCAAGGAGATTCGTGTCTACGAGGGTGAGTTCCATCCACTCGGCGGGGTCGCGGCCGAGGTGTTCCGCTTCGGTGCGGAATGGCTGGAGCGGGCCCTGGCGGGCGAATTCGCGGAGCCAGGACGCGATGTTCGGCACTACGTGCATCGCGACGGCCGGACCACCGACGGCACCGCCGATCCGGAATGGTGGTCCGGCGCAGTCCCGTTCGCGCTCGAGCGACTGCGCGCCGCGCTGACCGGCACGTCCGAATAG
- a CDS encoding MarR family winged helix-turn-helix transcriptional regulator: MPESSDPARAAALDQLARTAYRLSAADSRLRGRATRSPEALSLTHARALRVLAEQGPLTIGQLAAGTETTGAATTQLINGLVAAGYVTRERVPGDKRSVLVSLTDAGRIRGRERAAAMSAALREELADQDIAELRSAAAVLTRLIAIYDRL, translated from the coding sequence GTGCCCGAATCGTCCGATCCGGCCCGCGCGGCCGCCTTGGACCAACTCGCTCGCACCGCCTACCGGCTCAGTGCGGCGGACTCCCGCCTGCGCGGGCGGGCGACCCGGTCGCCGGAGGCGTTGTCACTCACGCACGCTCGCGCGCTGCGGGTACTCGCCGAGCAGGGTCCGCTCACCATCGGTCAGCTGGCCGCCGGTACCGAAACCACCGGCGCCGCAACGACTCAACTGATCAACGGCCTGGTCGCCGCGGGTTACGTCACGCGCGAACGCGTTCCGGGTGACAAGCGTTCGGTGCTGGTCTCGCTCACCGATGCCGGACGCATCCGCGGCCGCGAACGCGCGGCGGCGATGTCCGCGGCCCTGCGCGAGGAGCTCGCCGATCAGGATATCGCCGAATTACGCTCCGCCGCAGCGGTTCTCACCCGGCTGATCGCGATCTACGACCGGCTGTGA